From the Psilocybe cubensis strain MGC-MH-2018 chromosome 9, whole genome shotgun sequence genome, one window contains:
- a CDS encoding K(+)/H(+) antiporter 1 has protein sequence MAQFLSLILSRIRQPRVIAEVIGGVILGPTVMGRIPGFRNAIFPNEGMASLTLTSTIGLVLFLFLVGLEIDTRLLKRNAFASSTVSIAGLVIPLGLGAALGVAVYNQYVGPNAGINFGHFLLFIAVAVGITAFPVLCRILTELKLLDTEVGLVTLSAGIGNDVVGWILLALTVALVNASSGLTALWVLLSSAGYTVFLLLPVKWAYVWLAKRTGSLEKGGFLAGLIVPHDNGYSISIVEKIEDLVSLALLPIYFTLSGLKTDLGLLNTGTDWGYIVLICLVAFTSKFLSCGITAYFNGFNWREAGAIGSLMSCKGLVELIVLNIGLQANILSQKTFSMFVVHALVLTFMTTPLVILFYPPKYRVHERAANTKAELENAVKPLDDLDDGKRTKFAIVLDKIEALPAAMNLTQLLQPSSSSPTFSSETSTINEKSVDAGFSSSTRRYSKAVKVDVLRLMELTNRSSAVLRSQHADALVYNDPVVSIYRTFGKIHNLKVSANLSVVNFNEFPETISRHVEDSGSQMVIIPWPRGVTSVLDEKQDDDISIRNPFDGVFHRNITTQDQTSSIIYSEYIRSVFAQTATDIALFVDRGSNADSTSNQHLFLAFFGGPDDRLALSFLVQLCGRTTTTATVVKMEKTEAHSGQTTNSRTGAGASAFHHNTVVAADTVYGQPNTETRLSSDTADNLLWGYYTNPNKTHSPDVAAALSRITFRSESSPTPLRRVIQLVKEESAACTSELMDPKSLIVLAGRSRRLAVESLSSELAALVLESGASAVSSSVPKTLGDVSAALVMTGVTASILVMQASTVNGN, from the exons ATGGCGCAGTTTTTATCACTAATTCTGTCGCGAATCCGACAGCCCCGGGTGATAGCAGAAGTCATCGGCGGTGTTATTCTCGGTCCAACCGTTATGGGGCGCATTCCAGGTTTCAGAAATGCTATTTTTCCCAATGAAGGAATGGCGTCGCTCACACTGACGAGTACCATTGGCCTCGTACTCTTCCTATTCCTTGTCGGATTGGAAATTGATACCAGACTGCTGAAGAGAAATGCATTTGCATCATCGACCGTATCCATTGCTGGGCTTGTGATACCCCTTGGTCTTGGGGCGGCACTAGGAGTTGCGGTTTATAATCAGTATGTTGGACCTAATGCCGGCATCAATTTTGGACATTTCCTGCTATTCATAGCAGTTGCTGTTGGGATCACCGCGTTCCCCGTGCTTTGTCGAATCCTTACTGAGCTCAAACTACTCGACACAGAAGTTGGACTGGTTACCCTCTCGGCTGGTATTGGAAACGATGTCGTTGGATGGATTTTGTTGGCGCTTACCGTCGCGTTGGTAAACGCATCCTCGGGGCTCACCGCACTGTGGGTTCTCCTGTCGAGCGCAGGATACACCgtttttctcctccttccgGTTAAATGGGCGTATGTATGGCTCGCGAAGAGAACAGGAAGCTTAGAGAAAG GGGGTTTCCTGGCTGGATTGATAGTTCCTCATGATAACGGATATTCAATTTCGATAGTCGAGAAGATTGAAGACTTGGTGTCACTTGCACTCTTACCCATA TATTTCACATTATCTGGACTCAAAACAGACTTGGGCTTACTCAATACCGGAACGGATTGGGGATACATTGTCCTCATCTGTCTGGTGGCTTTCACCTCCAAATTCCTGTCTTGCGGAATAACTGCATACTTCAATGGCTTTAATTGGAGGGAGGCGGGTGCAATTGGGTCACTTATGAGCTGCAAAGG ATTGGTAGAGCTGATCGTCTTGAACATCGGCTTACAGGCCAACATTCTCTCTCAGAAAACTTTCTCAATGTTCGTCGTTCATGCGTTGGTCTTAACCTTCATGACTACACCACTGGTCATCCTGTTCTACCCTCCGAAATATCGGGTTCACGAGCGTGCAGCGAATACAAAAGCCGAATTGGAAAATGCCGTAAAACCTCTCGATGACCTGGATGACGGAAAGAGAACAAAATTCGCCATCGTGCTTGACAAGATAGAAGCGCTCCCTGCGGCCATGAATTTGACTCAACTTCTCcaaccctcttcttcctctccaacATTTTCGTCGGAGACCTCTACTATCAACGAAAAGTCTGTAGACGCCGGTTTCTCAAGTTCAACAAGAAGATACTCCAAGGCTGTCAAAGTCGACGTTCTCCGCCTCATGGAGCTCACCAACAGATCCTCAGCCGTTCTTAGGTCCCAACATGCCGATGCTTTGGTGTACAACGACCCCGTAGTATCTATTTATAGAACCTTTGGTAAAATCCACAACCTGAAAGTATCCGCAAACCTTTCGGTCGTCAATTTCAACGAATTCCCAGAGACTATCTCCCGACACGTCGAGGATTCTGGTTCGCAGATGGTCATTATTCCCTGGCCAAGAGGGGTTACCTCAGTCCTTGATGAGAAACAAGACGACGATATTAGTATTCGCAACCCATTCGATGGGGTTTTCCACCGCAATATCACAACACAGGACCAAACGAGCTCGATTATTTATTCAGAGTATATTCGCAGCGTTTTCGCACAGACTGCAACGGACATTGCGCTGTTCGTCGACAGAGGTTCGAACGCGGATAGCACATCAAATCAACACCTGTTCCTTGCCTTCTTCGGTGGCCCAGATGATCGGCTCGCCCTTTCATTCCTCGTCCAGCTCTGTGGACGCACCACGACGACAGCGACCGTCGTTAAGATGGAAAAGACAGAGGCGCATTCCGGTCAGACAACAAACTCAAGGACGGGAGCGGGAGCATCCGCGTTCCATCACAAC ACGGTCGTAGCAGCCGATACAGTATACGGCCAACCCAACACAGAGACGCGTCTATCATCAGACACGGCGGATAACTTGCTTTGGGGATACTACACGAACCCAAACAAGACTCACTCTCCCGATGTTGCCGCTGCACTGTCGCGCATCACATTCCGCAGCGAATCGTCGCCTACTCCTCTACGACGCGTCATTCAACTAGTCAAAGAAGAGTCGGCTGCTTGCACGTCGGAATTGATGGATCCCAAATCTTTGATTGTGCTGGCGGGTAGATCAAGGAGGTTAGCAGTAGAGTCGCTGAGCAGCGAGTTAGCCGCCCTTGTCTTGGAGTCGGGCGCTTCTGCTGTGAGCAGTTCTGTGCCAAAGACACTTGGGGATGTGAGCGCCGCATTAGTTATGACAGGTGTCACCGCAAGCATTTTGGTGATGCAAGCATCCACTGTAAACGGTAACTAG
- a CDS encoding Putative proline--tRNA ligase C19C7.06, translated as MAAASDIVQKLAALSIKPASTVSHAESSSPATWKEAVIASGSAPASFELIKTLVYKPKTAKSATPVPVVVIAREETETNSGAIGKKLSLKELRLASEDLLTEFFSLDKNSLSPLSITESTFSKVVTVLDTSIATSSSTFAIHANSSSQTLFLAGKDIVSYLKSLETDDKKVQEIDFQELAASNAAATPAPAAAAPAAPAQAASAQIPGAVQIAIGVKKEVDFPTWYTNVLLKADMLDYYSVSGCYILKPWSYSIWEEIQSWFNSEIKELGVQNSYFPMFVSASVLEREKDHIEGFSPEVAWVTKAGSSDLEEPIAIRPTSETAMYPYYSKWIRSHRDLPLKLNQWNSVVRWEFKNPQPFLRTREFLWQEGHTAHLTKAEADIEVRQILDLYRQVYEDLLAVPVIPGVKSEKEKFAGGLYTTTIEGFIPTSGRGIQAATSHCLGQNFSRPEMFNIFVEDPNDGSKSYVWQNSWGLSTRAIGVMVMVHGDNQGLVLPPRVASIQVVVVPCGITAKTTDEQRANINTSCEDLAKRLKKAGIRAKADLRDGYTPGYKFNDWEQKGVPLRLEIGPNDLAKQQTLTVRRDTGAKNPIPLADLENSVSAILKTIQQDMFTKAKETYDSHVIEVTKWEDFVPALDGKNIVVIPWCNEEACEDDIKERSGRASEPQDERAPSAGAKSLCIPFDQSKWAPIEPGKTKCTACGKDAKHWTLFGRSY; from the exons ATGGCCGCTGCCTCCGACATCGTCCAAAAGCTCGCTGCTCTCTCTATCAAGCCAGCGTCTACCGTTAGCCATGCCGAGTCCAGCTCCCCGGCAACCTGGAAAGAGGCTGTGATCGCCTCAGGATCAGCACCAGCATCCTTCGAACTCATCAAAACCCTAGTGTATAAGCCAAAGACCGCGAAGAGCGCCACCCCCGTTCCAGTCGTCGTCATTGCCCGTGAAGAGACCGAAACTAACTCGGGTGCCATTGGCAAGAAGCTCAGCTTGAAGGAACTGCGTCTGGCCTCGGAGGATCTGCTCACAGAATTTTTTTCACTGGACAAAAACTCAC TGTCTCCCCTCTCTATCACCGAgtcaactttttcaaaggTTGTCACCGTTCTGGACACATCGATCGcgacttcttcttccacaTTTGCTATCCACGCCAACTCTTCCAGTCAAACTCTTTTCCTTGCCGGAAAAGACATCGTGTCATATCTCAAGAGTCTCGAGACCGATGACAAGAAAGTCCAAGAGATCGATTTCCAGGAATTGGCTGCGTCGAACGCTGCTGCTACCCCTGCccccgctgctgctgctccgGCTGCCCCAGCTCAGGCCGCGTCGGCTCAGATCCCTGGTGCTGTTCAAATCGCCATCGGTGTAAAGAAAGAGGTCGACTTCCCTACATGGTACACAAATGTTCTGCTCAAGGCCGACATGTTGGACTACTACAGCGTCAGTGGATGCTACATCTTGAAGCCCTGGTCGTACAGCATCTGGGAGGAGATCCAAT CTTGGTTCAACTCTGAAATCAAGGAACTCGGCGTCCAAAACTCCTACTTCCCTATGTTCGTGTCTGCCTCTGTCCTGGAACGTGAGAAGGACCACATTGAAGGATTCTCCCCTGAGGTTGCTTGGGTAACAAAAGC TGGTAGCTCCGATCTTGAAGAGCCCATCGCCATCCGTCCCACTTCAGAAACTGCTATGTATCCAT ACTACTCTAAATGGATTCGTAGCCATCGTGATCTCCCCCTGAAGCTGAACCAATGGAACAGTGTCGTGCGGTGGGAGTTCAAGAACCCTC AACCATTCCTGCGTACCCGCGAGTTCCTCTGGCAGGAAGGACACACCGCGCATCTCACCAAAGCCGAAGCCGATATTGAAGTGCGTCAGATCCTCGACCTCTACAGACAGGTCTACGAGGACCTTCTCGCGGTCCCCGTAATTCCAGGTGTCAAATCCGAGAAGGAGAAGTTTGCGGGAGGACTGTATACCACCACCATTGAGGGTTTCATCCCTACATCCGGACGCGGGATCCAAGCCGCGACCTCGCATTGCCTGGGCCAAAACTTCTCGCGCCCGGAGATGTTCAACATCTTCGTCGAAGACCCCAACGACGGCTCCAAGTCGTACGTGTGGCAGAACTCATGGGGATTGTCGACCCGTGCGATTGGTGTAATGGTCATGGTACACGGCGACAACCAGGGATTGGTGCTCCCCCCACGCGTGGCCAGCATCCAGGTCGTTGTTGTCCCTTGCGGTATCACCGCGAAGACAACTGACGAGCAAAGGGCTAACATCAACACTTCGTGCGAGGATCTGGCGAAGAGACTGAAGAAGGCGGGTATCCGCGCCAAGGCTGACTTGCGCGATGGATACACTCCTGGCTACAAGTTCAACGACTGGGAGCAGAAG GGTGTTCCCCTTCGCCTCGAAATCGGCCCCAACGATCTCGCCAAGCAGCAGACGCTCACCGTCCGCCGCGACACCGGCGCCAAAAACCCCATCCCCTTGGCCGACCTCGAAAACTCTGTTTCTGCCATTCTCAAGACTATCCAACAGGATATGTTCACTAAAGCCAAGGAGACCTACGACTCCCATGTCATCGAGGTCACCAAGTGGGAGGACTTTGTTCCCGCTTTGGATGGCAAGAACATTGTCGTCATTCCCTGGTGTAATGAGGAGGCCTGTGAAGACGATATCAAGGAACGTAGTGGCCGAGC TTCGGAACCCCAGGATGAGCGTGCGCCCTCCGCTGGTGCCAAATCCCTGTGCATCCCCTTCGACCAGTCAAAATGGGCACCCATTGAACCTGGAAAGACAAAGTGCACAGCGTGCGGTAAGGACGCCAAGCACTGGACGCTGTTCGGACGCTCGTACTAG
- a CDS encoding Isoleucine--tRNA ligase, mitochondrial (Isoleucine--tRNA ligase, mitochondrial (Fragment)), producing MTARVLSSWNTIHTHCRLRKLNLSRYLSAKPAADNNTYSNTLLLPKTSFPLRSNPKETDNTYRDLSCDSLYRWQWENAKGPLFVLHDGPPYANGDLHMGHALNKIIKDIINRFHLSQGRKVHYVPGWDCHGLPIENKAMKEMKRSPLNTPASVIRNAAKETALREIDSQRNQFRPLAVMADWDSQERTYRTLDRHYEIRQLRIFQKMVEKGASLAEAELEYKDDHVSHSVYVTFDLAEPNDVLRKLVSNRPKVQFLVWTTTPWTLTANMGIAVHDELVYEVVVREDGGVLIVARDRLDALSSFLGEVQVIGSITGKDLVGVSYHPIFSSASSPAQPLKIIHAPHVTALSGTGLVHCAPAHGAEDYDAFRLQNLLQTSGPTGSNVLCHVNSRGQFTSEVVDVVGPEHAPKLVGQEVLGDGNKAMVILLKELDKVLKIQRIKHRYPYDWKTNEPIIVTATSQWFANLDHIKADALGALKDVSFFPELSRKRLEAFVRSRSEWCISRQRVWGVPIPALHHIASGRVVLDSPTLEYIINALETKDVDWWESPIEEFVPPWLLEDGKSAAETWERGRDTMDVWFDSGTSWSMLEEMGVGRDRAGSRTAGNGRQFDADVCLEGSDQHRGWFQSQLLTAIGSRSSEDKAVSPYAALITHGMVLDEKGKKMSKSLGNIVSPMTIVNGSQDGKQPAYGVDVLRLWAATVDFWRDMSIGPTVISQAAESLRKLRNSARFCLGNLDTDSLDRLGRVPKAEMNILDRYVMHELYTLEQTALEGYKSYNFPKVISALNNFANITLSSLYFDITKDCLYANTIESHERRAVCTVLEQILGTMTKVLAPVLPYLAEEIHATWKADQKSVFMTPWTPLGMEWKDEQAAADVSQLLGVRTTVLSLLEKARRAKYLRSSLEAEVKIVYPGGHHNETLVQLLKREEDLLKTLLIVSDASVSDKADFSTEDLEWSYANTTDIKNA from the exons ATGACGGCGCGTGTTCTATCATCATGGAACACAATCCACACACACTGCAGGCTCAGAAAACTCAATCTTTCTCGCTATCTATCCGCAAAACCGGCAGCCGACAATAACACGTACTCAAACACCCTGCTTCTTCCGAAAACCTCATTTCCATTGAGGTCGAATCCCAAGGAGACAGACAATACTTATAGGGATCTATCCTGTGATTCACTCTACCGGTGGCAG TGGGAAAACGCGAAAGGGCCACTTTTCGTGCTGCACGATGGACCACCCTATGCCAATGGTGACTTGCACATGG GCCATGCCCTCAATAAGATCATAAAGGACATAATCAATCGGTTTCACCTATCGCAAGGCCGCAAAGTCCA TTATGTGCCAGGTTGGGACTGCCACGGTCTTCCGATTGAAAATAAAGCTatgaaggaaatgaag CGTAGTCCACTCAACACGCCAGCTTCCGTTATCCGAAACGCAGCAAAGGAGACTGCTTTGAGGGAAATCGATTCTCAGAGGAATCAGTTCAGACCCTTGGCCGTGATGGCTGACTGGGATTCGCAGGAAAGAACATATCGCACACTTGACCGGCACTATGAGATCAGACAGCTACGGATATTCCAAAAGATGGTCGAAAAAGGCGCGT CCCTGGCTGAAGCTGAGCTGGAATATAAGGATGACCACGTTTCCCATTCCGTCTATGTCACCTTCGATCTCGCTGAACCCAACGATGTACTACGGAAGCTTGTTTCGAACAGACCGAAAGTACAGTTTCTGGTATGGACCACCACTCCTTGGACATTAACAGCTAACATG GGTATTGCCGTTCACGACGAGCTTGTTTACGAGGTAGTCGTCAGAGAGGATGGTGGGGTACTTATCGTGGCACGCGACCGTTTGGATGCACTTTCATCGTTCCTCGGTGAAGTTCAGGTCATTGGTAGTATCACAG GAAAGGACTTGGTTGGCGTTTCATACCATCCCATATTCTCTTCTGCATCGTCCCCAGCTCAGCCTCTGAAAATCATCCACGCCCCCCATGTTACAGCACTTTCAGGCACTGGGCTTGTACACTGCGCACCAGCGCATGGTGCCGAAGACTATGATGCTTTCCGTCTGCAGAATCTACTTCAGACCTCTGGCCCTACCGGCTCCAACGTGTTGTGCCATGTTAATAGCAGAGGCCAATTTACCTCAGAAGTTGTGGATGTGGTAGGACCTGAACATGCACCGAAGCTTGTTGGACAGGAGGTGTTGGGTGACGGAAACAAAGCTATGGTCATATTGCTGAAGGAACTGGATAAGGTGTTGAAAATCCAACGAATTAAGCATCGATACCCTTACGATTGGAAAACTAATGAACCCATCATTGTGAC TGCTACATCGCAGTGGTTTGCCAATCTTGACCACATCAAGGCCGATGCGCTGGGTGCCTTGAAGGACGTTTCATTCTTCCCGGAACTTT CCCGTAAACGCCTTGAAGCTTTCGTGCGATCGCGATCCGAATGGTGTATATCCCGACAACGCGTCTGGGGCGTACCCATTCCTGCCCTCCACCACATTGCCTCCGGCCGCGTCGTTCTGGACTCACCTACTCTTGAATACATCATCAACGCCCTCGAAACCAAGGATGTCGACTGGTGGGAGTCTCCCATAGAAGAGTTCGTCCCGCCCTGGCTTTTAGAAGACGGTAAATCGGCAGCAGAGACGTGGGAGCGCGGCAGGGACACCATGGACGTGTGGTTCGACAGTGGCACGTCGTGGTCGATGCTCGAGGAGATGGGGGTTGGTCGCGATCGGGCCGGGTCGCGTACTGCTGGCAATGGAAGGCAATTTGACGCGGATGTCTGCTTGGAAGGGTCTGATCAGCATCGTGGGTGGTTCCAGAGCCAGCTGTTGACCGCTATTGGATCGCGATCGTCTGAGGATAAGGCTGTTAGCCCGTATGCGGCCCTTATTACTCATGGAATGGTGCTCGATGAGAAGGGCAAGAAGATGAGCAAGTCGTTGGGTAACATCGTCAGCCCCATGACAATAGTGAACGGTTCCCAG GATGGGAAACAGCCGGCTTATGGTGTTGATGTACTTAGGCTTTGGGCAGCGACTGTTGACTTTTGGAGAGACATGTCCATCGGACCTACGGTTATTTCCCAAGCTGCAGAGTCTCTGCGCAAGCTACGCAACTCTGCGAGGTTCTGTCTCGGCAACCTTGATACTGACAGCTTGGATAGGCTGGGGAGAGTGCCGAAGGCTGAAATGAATATT TTGGATCGATATGTTATGCATGAACTATATACCCTAGAACAGACAGCTTTAGAAGGCTACAAATCCTATAATTTCCCAAAAG TAATCAGTGCTCTAAATAATTTCGCTAACATAACCCTGTCATCTTTATACTTTGACATCACAAAAGACTGCTTGTATGCAAACACCATTGAAAGCCATGAAAGGAGAGCAGTGTGTACAGTCTTGGAACAG attctgggaACCATGACGAAGGTTTTGGCACCAGTTCTCCCTTACCTCGCTGAAGAAATACACGCAACCTGGAAAGCTGACCAGAAGTCGGTCTTCATGACACCTTGGACTCCTTTG GGTATGGAATGGAAGGATGAACAGGCGGCAGCAGATGTGTCCCAGTTGCTTGGTGTTCGTACCACGGTACTCTCTCTCCTTGAGAAAGCCAGGCGTGCAAA GTACCTCAGAAGCTCCCTGGAGGCTGAAGTGAAAATCGTATATCCTGGAGGACACCACAATGAGACCCTTGTGCAGCTGCTGAAACGTGAAG AAGATTTACTGAAAACGTTGCTCATCGTTTCCGACGCTTCTGTTTCGGACAAGGCGGATTTTAGCACAGAGGACTTGGAGTGGTCATATGCAAACACAACTGATATCAAAA ATGCTTGA